Below is a genomic region from Spirochaetota bacterium.
CATCTGCTCTCGGCTTATCGCGACTATTCGTTCCGCGTATGAGAATGCGATAATGCACGATGTTCCGGCAGAGACAGCACTGATCGATGATATCGCCATCGATACGGATGACAGAGCGGCACCGAATGGCGACGCGGATAATCCTGATGGGACAAGAGTACCCTCTATTGAAGTTTACGGCATGGACTCGGCGGTATTCTCTATCCGTGCGGAGATCATCGCGCTGCTTTCGCCGCGCATGTATGGGGCGGTTTTCAGATGAACGCCTGCCATGGCTGACGAAGATCGTATATCGCCCGCACGCTTGTGCGTATTTACCGGCTCACTATGCCGCGAAAGCTCGTTATACTGTTCGGCGGCAGCATCAGCTTACCCCCATCGAAAGCCGCCGCGTTAACGCGCCAGAATTTCTCCTCGCCGGGAATTTCCGCAAGTGTCTGCTTATCCGCATCGCACGTCATCTGCTCTGCGCTCTGTATCGATAGGCGATCTCTACCCGCGGCCAGAGAAAGTGCTGTCGGGTGCGAACGTGTATTGACAATGACGCCGCCGATCCTCGATCTGTCCTTTGCGGCGCATATGAACCATTCCAGGTCGGTCTTATCCTCATCCATTTCCTGCTGACCGCTGCCGTCGGCGAACAAGGCCGAACTCATCGCGCCGAGATCGGAGGAATGTTCGATAAGCACGGGGCATTCGGTAACGAGGGTATTGAGCATTCGGTTGACCGGACCGAACGGGCCGACATCGAAATGCGGCAGGCCGTCCTTGCTCCGTAACTCCTTGCCTTTGTCTTCCAGTTTCTGGAACACCCATTCGGAACCGTCCTCGTATGGTCCGGCATTGCCCTTCCCCGGCGTCCAGTAGCCGAGCCCGCTCGTGCAGACGAATTCATGCGCGGTGGTATAGTCGACACGGGGATGACTTAACAGCGTCATCGCGAATTTCGCATTCCACATCGCACCCGTGCGGAATGTCCGGTGATTGGTCCCCCCCACGCCCGTATAGCGCCATTCGGTGACCAGATACCGCATATGCGCTGTTTGCGGGAATTTTTCCAGCACCGAGGACATTGTTTCAAATCCGCGGTAGTGCGCGTTGTACTGGCTTGCAGCGCCATACACATGTATCTGCAGATGCGATATCTTTTTAATATCATCTCCCAGTGCGGGGATCACCCCGTCATGCCAATTGAACCATTTTTTACTATCCGGGCTGGCGGCCATAAAGCGCTGAATATGCGCATCGTCGGTGTTCCGCAGCATGATAGGCATGGCAAGCCATATTCCCGGCTGTATAGCCTGTGCAGCGTTCGCCAGTTTCCGCGCATACTGTGCAAACAGAACGGGATCCCAAGAAGCCCAGCATTCATTGCCGATTTCCCAGCCCACGTACAGGTCCTGATATCCGTTCTTTACTATCCAGGAAAGCCTTTTCATGCCATTGTTGACAGCTCCGTCAAAATATTCCGGGTTATTTCCAAAATGAATGACCTCATCGGCGGCATCATCGTAATAGTTTTCGCCGCTGAAAAAACCGACGATCCGTATCCCGTTCGCCCGGCAGAAGCGGTGAAATTCCCCCATGCTGAACCATGCTGTTTCGGGAGGATTTTTCTTATGTGTGAATTCCGACGGCGCCGACTTTATATTGTATTTTTTTACGACCTCCGCATAATCCCTTGGCTGAACTTTTTCCCATTCAGGGATGCTCGCTTTATTCCTTTTGATGACACCCAGCATCACGTTCGCGTCCCTCATTTTAGTGGTCGCTTCCCTGCTGAACCAGTCGTACATCGAAAAGTCGGCCATGCGCAGAACGGGTGAACCGATGTTCGACAGGAATGTGCTGAAGGCTGCTCCCTGATCGAGCATCTTCTTCATACTGTACCATGACCCGAACATATGCGCCTGGGCGCCGAGACACGAACGCGACAAGTCCTTCTGCGTCCGCGTTAGGTCTATCGCAAGCGTGCGCTCGGCCGCTCCCGCTGCGTTGAGCACGAACACCCCCGCCGCAAAAACCAGCATGATCGATCTTTTCCGCATAGTACTATCTCCTTACACTATTTTTTTCACCGATCTATTAAGAATGAGCCGCCGCTCAAGCAAGACATTTTCCACACAGCCGTTCTCGTTCATGGCGCGTATGAGCGATGCGGCTGCGTTCCGTATGAGCGCCATACGCGGATGCTCAAGAAGCGTGAGAAGCGCCTCCCCGGCGGACTCGCTTTCATCGTCCGTCGCCGCAATGACCGAGATATCGTCCGGCACCGAAAGGCCGTTCCTGGCAAGGACATCCATCATGGCGTATGCGGTTTCGCGCGCATGCACGTACACCGCGCTCGGCCGCTCAGCGAGCGAAAGCAGATGCGCCGCGCACTCGGCACCGAACACCCTGCGATATCCCTCGCCGTGGCGTTCAATATACGCATCGACGGTATCGGGGCTGAAATAGAGCAGCGGATCATATGTGCCGATCGAACGCATGGCGGTGCGATACGCCTCTTCGGTCAATCGACGGCTCTCTTCATTGCCATGCTGCGGTGAACAGAACATTATCCGCTTATGCCCGTTCTCAGTAAGATGCGTGAATGCCGCAGCAAGCCCGCGCTCATTATCGGCATCCATCCAGGGAACATACGACGCATTCGAACGCGCAAGCTGCACGGAACGTATCCCTGCCTGTGAGAGCGCATCGTTCATTTTTCTGTCAGGGCGGCAGTATGAGAATATGATGCCGTCCACTTCGAGCGCTGCCAGCATCGATGACGCATGCAGAAAAGAACCGGGTGATGTGAATCGGACATTGCTTGCTTCATAGTCGCTGCTTTTGCATACGGTCTCTAATTCCCTGAGATAAGGGAATTCCCGGGATTCGATGTACATCAATCCGACGAGGGCTATACGCCGATGAACCCTGCGCGATGGCCCGACGATGCGGGTGCCCCGTGTACCTTCGATCGCGATGATCCCATCGCGTTCAAGTGCCTTAAGTGCCTTAGTGACCGTGATATGATTCATGCCGTATCGTTCGGCAAGACGATGCACGCCCGGCAGTTTATCCTTGAAAACGCTCGTGCGAATTTCCTGCTCTATTCGCAGTTTTAGTTCTTTATGTTTTGCATTTATCATTCTTGTTATATATAATAGTATATATAACAGATTTTGTCAAATACGTGTTATATACAGCAAATAGTGTCGAAATTCACACATCCACACCTGCGGGCAAATGTTGCGCACTGCATCCGCCGTCCACAAGATAGCGCGCCCCGGTGATATTCCGTGCCTTCTCGCTCGCAAGGAAGAGCACCATCTCCGCGACATCATCGAATTGTGCCGGCTCATGGAGCGGTATCGATGCACGCCGTGTTCGCCGCGCCTTCTCGCCGATGGCATTCCACCGCGTGGTCCATATATAACCCGGGGCTACCGAATTCACGCGAATATACGGCGCAAGATCGAGCGCCATAGCGCGCGTCATAGCATCGATGGCACCCTTGCTCGTGATATATGCGGAGCGCTTGCGGAGCGCACGCTCGGATGTGTTCGAACTGATATTGATGATGACACCGCGCTTTTTCTTCATCATCGCCCGTGCGGCATGCTGCGACACAAGATATGTTCCGCGTACGTTCACCCCGATGACCGTATCGAACACGGATGCCGGCGTATCGAGAAAGGAATAGCCCACACCCTGCATGGCGGCATTATTGATGAGGATATCGATGCATCCGAACCGCCGCACAACAGCGGCTATCATGCGCTTTACCGCGCGTTCGTCAGATATATTCCCGGGGACAGCAAGTACACGCGAAGCATCGTTCTTCGCGAGCGCAAGGGCCGGCTTGAGCAGTGCGGCAGAAACATCATTGACAGCTACCGATGCGCCCTCGGCAAGGAATCGCCCGGCGAGACTGAGCCCGAGATTACTCCCCGCGCCGGTTATAAGTACGACCGTTCTCATGCGTAAATAATAAGCATACCCCGCTCTCGGTTCTTTGCGTATCATCCGCCTGCGTGGGAGGATTTACCGTTCCGTATCGGCTACGAATTCCCGGATTTTCTCGGCAAACGCACCTGCGATGTATGTCGTATCTGCGATTTCATCTGCGATGGATGGTCTGCATGCACGGGCTTCGGCGGCACATTTGCGCCTTTCTCAGCGCCCGATTTCTCCACTTCCTCAGCTTCTTTCGCCGCGGCAGCATCCGCCTCCGCTTTCATCCGTGCTTCTTCTTTCTGCTTTTGTGCGTAGAATTTTTCCTGATCCTTGTCCCAATGGCAATGTTTATATTTCTTGCCTGAGCCGCAGTGACATTTCTCATTGCGCCCAAGTGATGAGAGGTTCTTCGCAAGATCTTCTTTTGCCATATCGTTTTACCGCCGTTTAATACGTAACTGCGCTTATTATACCCAATTATGGATGATGCGTCAATGCGTCAAGCGCTGCGTCAAGCTCTGCAACAAGCGCTGCGAAATTCACCATCATTCCTTCTTATTTCGCCATTTTCCCGTCTTTGATGCCGTCCTTAAGATCGAGTTCATTGAACTTCGTGTTAAACTCTTCGCTGGTAATTATCCCCTTCGCGAAAAGGAGATTCGTGAGCGTCACCACAATAAGCGTAAGCTCTTCGATTGCACGGGCGCTGTTTTCCTGCGTGATCGGCTGCGCCGCCGCCGATGGCGACATGGCTGACCGTGCTTGCCCGAGAACGCCCATTATCGTGTTCAGCGCGCCGCCGAGATTGCCGGTCTGCGACAGAAGGGTCTGTATATTCATGATGATCTCCTTTGCTCAGGACGCGCTTTTTTTCTTTCCGCCGATGACAAAGCCCGCGATTATCGCGGCGACCGCGATTGCGATGAGCGTAATGCCGATAATCGGACGGAAGAACACCCACGCTATCGCTATCGTGATAAGCGAGAACGCACCGCCGACGAGGAAGGTCACGATACCGAGCCCCGCACCGACGACGGCGCCAAGCGGCGGCAGAATGCCTGCGAGCACCTGAAGGGGCTTGGATATCATCGAAAGGCCGGATATCATCATGAACGCGAAGAGAAAGCGCAAGACCCAGGTGAGTATCATATTGTTCTTCTGTGCCGTCAGTATCATCTGCTCCGGCGTTACGAGCCCGGTAGAGATAAGTTCCCTGGACTGCTTGTTCTTGGAAATGTACGGAGTGAACGAAGTCCCCGTCTGCTGCGCCATGAGACTTACCGTTACGGGCTGCGTTACGACGGTATATTTGATCCGGTGATCGCCCACCTGCGGATTCGCGGGGTCGTAGCCAAGGAATATCATGCCCGCGTTAGCCTTCGCTTTCGCACGCATCGAGGGTCTCAATTTCATGATATCGGGATCGGAAACGAAATAGGGCTTATCGCCGCCGATGCCGCGTATCTGCGAGTCGGAAAGCCGAAACGCACCGAGCGAAACCGAACCGGCGTAGAATGATTCATCCGCGCTGCTGCCCGATCCGCGGAACATCATCTCGGGGTTCTGATGCCCTTCGGGGAGGTGGAACGACGATGACGACTTCGCCGAAGACGACCATCCCTTCGTATACGTATATGTCGTCACCTTTTCCTCGCCGCCGCCGAGCTTGGTCTGCGTACGCGTTTCCGCGCGCTCTTCCCACTGGTACATCTCCACGGTGCGGCGAAGCTTAATGGCGTTCATCGAAATGCCGGTATCCGCATCCGCGACGATATCCTTCGTGGCGGCATTGCCGGTCACATAGACGAGTTTGCCCTCATTCGCCGGATTCACCGACGATGCGTCGACGACAGTATAGCTTTTTCCCATTTCCGCCAACGCACGGGCGGTGTCGACCGCACGACCTTCGTTCATGAACAGCGCCGGGAATGCGCCGAGAAAGAGCGCGAATCCGAGCAGTATCCCCCCGATGCTTTCACCCAGACGCTGCAATACGTTCTTGTTCGATGTGACCGTTACTTGATCGCTCATGGTTTTCTCCCTGATCCAAGGATAATTATTTCAGTGACGAATGTACATCGTACGGTAATAATGTCAAGTAAATTGATAGGGTATTTGCGTCAATTCAAACGCCACGCAAGTCAACGCTCAGCGTAGCCCGAGCTTTTTTCTGATGAGCGCCGCCGCTGTGGTCTGTCCGTGCACTTCCGCGTACTCAAGCGCCGTTTTTTCTTCCTTGCTCATAACATTGACCATGATATTCGGCTGCGAAAGGAGATGCTCCACTATGTCCGTTCTCCCGTATTGTGCGGCGATCATGAGAAGCGTCTTTCCTTCCGTACTGTCCATCATATTCACGGCGAACGAACTTTTCGTGATATAAGCGCGCACCGCGGAAAGGTCGCCGTTCTTCGCCGCTTTCTGAACATCCGAGAACAAGACCGGGCGCGATGTGTCCGCACCGCCGGTAAGGAGGGCGGCGATCTGCGTATGTCCGGCGCGTTGCGCATAGTGCTTCGCCGTCATATTATTATCGAATGTGTTCGGCGTGATCAATGCGCCGTTGTCGAGAAAAAGCCTCACGATCGGTTCATGGCCATACCGGGAGGCCATCATGAGCGGCGTGTATCCTATCTCAAGTCCGTCGATGGACGATCCATAGGAAAAGTTGATATTACCGCCCTTGACGCACAATTTTCTTGCCGTTTCCAAATCGCCGTTCTTCGCCGCCGTAAGAAGCGCTATCCCGTCATCAAGCGAATATCCCTGCGTGCTGCCTGCGCGTTGTACCGCGGCTGCTTTTTTCACGGCATCGGGAAAGAGCGCGATCAATGCCGGGTCTTTGGACGCGGCTGCCGCATCGGCGGGTGTTTTCTTAAAATGATCCTTCGCCTGCGTATTCGCCCCGCGCGTAATGAGCAGTTGTGCGATCTCCGCCGAACGGGTGTTCACCGCCTGATGCAAAGGCGTCATGCCGTATTCATTTGTCGTATGAATATTCGCGCCGTGTTCGATGAGATACCGCGCGACAGCGTGGTGTTTGCCGGAGAGCGCATACGTGAGCGCTTCGCCGTATCGGCCGGAGTTCACCGGCATTCCTTTCTCAACGAGCATCTCAACCGCCGGCACATGACCGTAACGGGCGGCGGCATAGACGGCATTGTTGCCGTTATGATCGACATACGTCATGCGCGCGCCATTCTCAATAAGGAATCGCATGACCTCGATATATCCTTTCTCGCTCGCGGCATAGAGCGGATCATCGGCGCCTTTCCGCCCGTTCACCTGTGCCATATGATGGACGAGATTTTTGACGAGCGCAAGTGCCTCCCCTTCGTTCGTCGCGATCTCTCTGTTCCGGATACCGTCACCGCGAATGACGGTGCAAAGCAGCGGCGATGCATTCGTCTCGCCGAGATTCGCATCGGCCCCATTCGCAAGGAGCATGTCTGCGATGGCGCTATGCCCCATGCGCATTGCACGAGCGAGGGGATAGTCCTTCCCCGCCGCAGGCGAATATGCATAATAGTTCACTTTCGCTTTTTTCGTTATCAAAAAACGCACGACATCCTCATTGCCTGCCATGACCGCGTTGATAAGGGGAGATTCTCCCATCAAATAGCCGCCGAATTTATTCACCGAAGCGCCGCGCGCGATAAGGAGATCGATGATGCCGATATTGGTCGTGTGGCATGCGTGCATGAGCGGCGTCGACCCCCATTTGTCGGGCATATCGACGCTCACCTTGTTCGACAGCAGCAGCGCGACGATGCGTATGTCGGACATCGGCGCGACGTGCTGTACCGTTTCATAGAGCGGCGGTCCGGATGCGAGAAGAAGCGCGTGTTCGCGTTCATCCGCGTTGACGGCGACGGGATTCACCTTCTTTTTTACAAGCAGATCCTTCACGCGGGCATAATCCCCCGAATATGCGGCATGGATCAATGCAAGCTCGCGAGCACGTCTGGTGCGTTCGCCGATGACGCTGCCCTTTGCCGAGAGCATTCTCGCTGCAGACCACATGGATGCATCGACAGCCGCGGCGAGTGCGTTCAATCCATTCGTATCTTCAGGGGTCATATCGGCCCCGAGCGCAAGAAGTCCTTCGACGGTATTCGTCCCGAAATTGAAATGGCGCATGAAGACAATGAGCGCCGTTGCCCCAATATTGTCCCGGGCGTTGATGTCGGCGCCCTTCGCGATAATGCGCTCTATGACCGGCAGATGCTGCGAGCCGCTTGCAAGATACAGATGCAGCGCGGTCTGACCTTTCTTATTGCGCACGGATACGTCGGACCGAGTGAACAGCAGTTCAAAATAGCGTTCATCGTTCCTGCCGCTCGCGCATTCAAGCATGAACGGCGTGTTTCCTGCATCGTCGCGGAAATCGATATCGGCGATCACCGTGATGAGATTAGAAACCGTCATGTGCTGCTGACGCTCTTCGATAAGGTCCATTCGCGATGAAACGATCTCGATAAGACGCTTCTGTTCAGCGGACAGCGATACCGCAGCGCGAGCCGTAAAATCCGGGAATACGACAAGAATAAGGAGCATTAATTTTTTCATGCGACATCCCGAGATAAAAATTGAACTGATGGCATGGCGCGTACGACAGCCGTTCTCACTATCATATTATTCCTCTTGTTTTTCCATGCTAACAGCATTCCATTCATTGTCAACATCCAACACCAATGTTCGCTATTGCTACCGTTCACTTTTGCGCAACTGGCTCGGCGGCATTCCCGCGATCTTTTTGAACGTACGATTGAAATTCGATACGTCGTTGAAACCCGTTTCCATGGCGATATCAATGACCGGCATATCCGTCGTACGCAAGAGCTCCTTTGCCTGCTCGACGCGGCGCCTGTTCACGTATTCGATGATGGTCATCCCCTGTCGTTCGCGGAACACCTCGGCAAGGCGCGTTCGCCCGAGCCCAACGGATGAACCGATGTCCGTAACACTTATCTTCTTCGAAAGCCTCGCGTCGATGAACGAAACTATCTCGCGGAACAGCACCTCACGCTTCTCATGGAAGCGCGAATGCTCTGAGATCGTACGAGCGTATTCATCATTGACGAGCTGTATGAACGCCTTGAACAGGTTCGGCACGACTTCGCTCTTCTCGGGGAAGCTTCGCACGAACGCGTCGACTATGGAGAGCGCAAGTACCGCAAAGCGGAAGAACGTATCACCGGAAACAGAGAGCTTCCCCTCGGCACTGTCGAGCGTGCGGAAGAACGGCTCCACCAGGAAAAAGTGAACGCCCGCCTTGAGCTTATCGAGCGTTATGGCGGACTCAAGGAATTCCGGGAGGAACGCGATGTTAAGCACGGTGAGCCGCTCGGTCTTTCCCACGATGAAGCGATGCGGCGTATCGTCGTCCATGAAGAAGATATCGCCCTGACGCACCGGATAGATGTTGCCGCTGAACGCATGCCGCGCGGCGCCGTCGAGTATGAACGATATCTCGAAGAAATCGTGGCGATGCTCGCTGAACGCGGTCGCATGCGTCGGTATGCGTATCTGCGGAAAGCAGCCGAGCCCCCGCCCCGCTTCAGTGAACGATATCCGATCGCCGATATTCTGCAATCGGCGTATGGCATCAGCAAGCTCGGTCCCATCGAAAACCCGGTACTGCGCGATGAGCGTATCGACCGACATCACCGGCGCTGTGTTCGTCTTCTGTTTTTTTTTCGGACCAGTGCGGCGCGTCATATCACCCGACCGATGTCCTGTTCGTAAGCGAACGCGCAAGGGAATGCACATCGGCATTCTCGATATCGCTCCCCATGGATATGCCGTAGGCAAGGCGCGTGACAGGGACCTTCCCCGCCGCCATCTTCACGATGTAATTGGCCGTCGTATCCCCCTCGATGCCGGCATCAAAGGCAAGGATAAGCTCGGACGGGCGCTCGTTTTCGATGCGTGCGAACAATTCCTTCAGGCGGATGTCGTTGATCGAAACGCCTTTTATCGGCGAGATGAGGCCGTGGAGAAGATGATACACGCCGCGGTATTCCTGCGTATTCTCTATCGCGATGAGGTCGGCATATTTCGCGGTAACGCAGATCGTCGACGCTGTGCGCTTCTCGTTGGAACAGATATCGCAAAGCGTGCTCGTCGCCACATTCCCGCAGCGCGTGCAGAGCGATATGCCGTCCTTCAGTTTCATAAGCGCGTCGGCGAACGATCCCCGGTCAGCATCGGCCGCATAGAATAGATGCATCGCGAGACGGAACGCCGTCTTCTCGCCGATGCCGGGGAGCTTTGCTATCTCATGCGACAGCCGTTCGATCGATCGGAGTGCCATGCGGGGAGTATACTCTGCCCCCGATGATTTCGCCAGAGGGCATCACCGCATGAACACCCGTCAGGCTATGCCGTCACGCGTTCTTTTTCCGAAGCTTCCGTTGCAGTATGCATGCGCTCAAGCCATGTGCTCCCCTGTTCCCTTGTCGGTGCCGTGTATGAAAATATGCAGCGGACACCTGCGGGGGCGTTCCTGATGAACCACTCGGCCGTGGCATCATCCATCCAGCCAAACACCAGCACTGGCGAGTGCTCATCGTTAAAATGATCGAGCATCATCTTATATCCCTTCGTATTCTTGCTCGCCACACGGTTAAAGCCGTAGAAACCCGGTATCTTCTTGAACAGCTCGAATTGATGCTCCGCCTTTGCGCAGCAATGCATGCCGAGCCCGCCGAACGTCCGTGAAAGATCGATAAGCTCAGGGAGACAGAATTCCTCGAATTGCTCGGGCCCGAATTCACCGCACTCATCATTGGATAGCCATGGCCCCATCGCGGGCGGCGTCCACACGCCGGGGCAGTGGCACACCTGCATCATGGGAAATTCTTTCCTCAATTCAGTGACGAATGTTTTGAACAATCGCGCGCATTTTGCGTTGAGGCGATGCACCGCTTCTTTCTTATCGGGGAGAAGCATGGAGCAGAAAAGATCGGTCTTATCCCACAGCTGCGACATGACATCGAAACCGCTCTGCATGTCCGGCGGTCCGAGATAGATATCCTTGCCGAGTTCTTTCTGAAGCGCATAGTTCATCTCGAATATACGATAGAGCACCGGTGTTTTCCAGATATTGGGTACTTCCAGCGTATCGGCCTCATCGGCGTTCATGATGAACGGCATCGCTGCGGGATTGGTGTTCATCCCTTCGTACGCATGCACGGGTGCGCCGAACGCAGCGGCATAGATATGTGTCGCGGTGTTCGCACGCGCGAACGGAACGATGTCTCCGCCGACAGTCTCAAGCATCTCCATTTCCCGCCGGTAGTTCTCGACGAATATCGGCACCCACGCGGATACCGGTTTGTTCGAAAGCGTGTAGTCTCCGTCGGGGAAATCGATAATGCCTGCCTCAGGCGGCTTGGCGTAGAATCCATGCCGTGTGAACGGCCTTTTCTCATAGATGCTCGTCAGGAATTCGATGTTCCGGCGCACTTTTGTATCCATGTGGCCCTCCGGCGATGTCATTATCCATATGATGCGCACAATGCGGCGACTATGCCTTGACATTTCGGACGTTCTATAGCACGATACGGACATGGCAGGATCGTCGATACGGAAACGATATACCTTCACCGGCGCCGTCCCGCCGCATTTCCATTTTTTGATCCAGCGGGCGCGGCTTACGGTCGATTTCGAAGAACACATTCACTCGTTCCATGAGCTTGTCGTCATTACCGGCGGTACGGCTACGCATCGGGTCGACGGGCGCGATTACTTCGTCAAGGCGGGCGACATCTATGTTTTCACGGGAAACCGCTCGCACGGTTTCTTCTCGCCGAAGGCGCTTGACCTTTGGAACATCGAATACGCTCCGGATATTCTTTCCCCCGTAGACGACTCGCTTCGAAGACTCGCGGGATATCAGGCGCTCTTTCGTATCGGCCCCGCGGCGAACGGTGAAGCGCCGGCATTAATCCTTTCCGCCGCCGGACGTTCGGAAACCGACCGCATCATCGAACGGATCGCGGATGAATACAACGCGAAACGAAGCGGATATGAGGCGCTCGTTACCGGGTTGTTCATTGAACTTGTGACGACCCTGTCCCGCTTGTATGTTCCCGGAGCGGCGATAAAAACGGGCGGTATCACCGCCGTCGCGATTGCAGCGAGCCATATCGAATCGCATTTTCGGGAACGGATCACGATGCGTGAGCTTTCGCAACTGGCCGGCGTGACGGAACGCCATGTGAACCGTCTTTTTTCGGAATACTACGGCGTCAGTCCCATCGATTATTGTATCCGGCTTCGCGTTCTCTCCGCGGCACGCGATCTGATCTCGACGGAGAGCAGCATAACCGACATCGCGTACGATAATGGATTCTCGGACAGCAATTATTTCGCCCGCTGTTTCCGCCGCTCGCTCGGGGTCTCGCCGCGCCGGTACCGCGAAACGAACGGTGCGTGAATTTACGATGAGCGAAATAAACCACTAAAGAACATTTTAAACAATTGCCGACGACGCCCCGTATAGATATTCTTTCTGCATACGTATAACGGAGCGATACATGACATCGTGTGAACGCGTACAACGGACCATTCGCCACGAATCGACGGATCGGCTGCCCTATTGCATCACCATGGTGGGAAGCGCGTGGCAGAAACTCGGAATTACCTCCTGCCGTTCGCAGGACGATTACTTCGGCAACGACGTCATCAAGATCGCGCCGCCCTGGTGGCAGTGGCATAACGCGCAGGCTGATTGGCGCGCCATGGAGGCCCCGCGCGGAGAACCGCCGGTCATCGGCAGCGGTAGTTATACCGCGTTCACGGAAGCGGTGAATCGTGCGCACGACGACGGAAAATATGCGCTCGCCATTATCTATGGAAGTCATTTTGAAAAGGCGAATTCCCTGCGAGGCATCGAGAACTTTCTCGCCGACATGGGATGCGATCTGCCGTTCGCGCGGCGATTACTCACGAAGATAATCGATCGGAACCTCATCATGCTCGAGAACATACTCGCGGTAAGGGAGATCGACGGCGTGCTTCTCGGCAGCGACTGGGGCTCACAGCAGGACCTTCTCATGTCGCCGGACACATGGCACGATCTCATCGCGCCGGGTGAAAAACGCGAATACGATCTCATCCATTCGTACGGGAAAGACGTCTGGATACATTCCTGCGGCAACATTCTGAAGATAATCCCCTCGCTCATCGAAATGGGCGTGGATGTGCTTAACCCAGTGCAGCCGGAATGCATGGATATCGAAGCGCTCAAACGCGAATTCGGTCAGCGCATCACCTTCTGGGGCGGCGTAAGCACGCAGCGCACGCTCCCCTACGGGACGCCCGACGACGTTCGGCGCGAATCGCGTCTGGTGAAATCCATTCTGGGATCGAATGGCGGTTATGTCTTTTCGCCGGCGCAGGAATTGCAGGAGGACGTCCCCCGTGCGAATATCGAAGCGCTCATCGACGTTGCGCGC
It encodes:
- a CDS encoding substrate-binding domain-containing protein is translated as MINAKHKELKLRIEQEIRTSVFKDKLPGVHRLAERYGMNHITVTKALKALERDGIIAIEGTRGTRIVGPSRRVHRRIALVGLMYIESREFPYLRELETVCKSSDYEASNVRFTSPGSFLHASSMLAALEVDGIIFSYCRPDRKMNDALSQAGIRSVQLARSNASYVPWMDADNERGLAAAFTHLTENGHKRIMFCSPQHGNEESRRLTEEAYRTAMRSIGTYDPLLYFSPDTVDAYIERHGEGYRRVFGAECAAHLLSLAERPSAVYVHARETAYAMMDVLARNGLSVPDDISVIAATDDESESAGEALLTLLEHPRMALIRNAAASLIRAMNENGCVENVLLERRLILNRSVKKIV
- a CDS encoding SDR family oxidoreductase, encoding MRTVVLITGAGSNLGLSLAGRFLAEGASVAVNDVSAALLKPALALAKNDASRVLAVPGNISDERAVKRMIAAVVRRFGCIDILINNAAMQGVGYSFLDTPASVFDTVIGVNVRGTYLVSQHAARAMMKKKRGVIINISSNTSERALRKRSAYITSKGAIDAMTRAMALDLAPYIRVNSVAPGYIWTTRWNAIGEKARRTRRASIPLHEPAQFDDVAEMVLFLASEKARNITGARYLVDGGCSAQHLPAGVDV
- a CDS encoding SEC-C metal-binding domain-containing protein, with translation MAKEDLAKNLSSLGRNEKCHCGSGKKYKHCHWDKDQEKFYAQKQKEEARMKAEADAAAAKEAEEVEKSGAEKGANVPPKPVHADHPSQMKSQIRHTSQVRLPRKSGNS
- a CDS encoding TMEM43 family protein, coding for MSDQVTVTSNKNVLQRLGESIGGILLGFALFLGAFPALFMNEGRAVDTARALAEMGKSYTVVDASSVNPANEGKLVYVTGNAATKDIVADADTGISMNAIKLRRTVEMYQWEERAETRTQTKLGGGEEKVTTYTYTKGWSSSAKSSSSFHLPEGHQNPEMMFRGSGSSADESFYAGSVSLGAFRLSDSQIRGIGGDKPYFVSDPDIMKLRPSMRAKAKANAGMIFLGYDPANPQVGDHRIKYTVVTQPVTVSLMAQQTGTSFTPYISKNKQSRELISTGLVTPEQMILTAQKNNMILTWVLRFLFAFMMISGLSMISKPLQVLAGILPPLGAVVGAGLGIVTFLVGGAFSLITIAIAWVFFRPIIGITLIAIAVAAIIAGFVIGGKKKSAS
- a CDS encoding ankyrin repeat domain-containing protein, with protein sequence MKKLMLLILVVFPDFTARAAVSLSAEQKRLIEIVSSRMDLIEERQQHMTVSNLITVIADIDFRDDAGNTPFMLECASGRNDERYFELLFTRSDVSVRNKKGQTALHLYLASGSQHLPVIERIIAKGADINARDNIGATALIVFMRHFNFGTNTVEGLLALGADMTPEDTNGLNALAAAVDASMWSAARMLSAKGSVIGERTRRARELALIHAAYSGDYARVKDLLVKKKVNPVAVNADEREHALLLASGPPLYETVQHVAPMSDIRIVALLLSNKVSVDMPDKWGSTPLMHACHTTNIGIIDLLIARGASVNKFGGYLMGESPLINAVMAGNEDVVRFLITKKAKVNYYAYSPAAGKDYPLARAMRMGHSAIADMLLANGADANLGETNASPLLCTVIRGDGIRNREIATNEGEALALVKNLVHHMAQVNGRKGADDPLYAASEKGYIEVMRFLIENGARMTYVDHNGNNAVYAAARYGHVPAVEMLVEKGMPVNSGRYGEALTYALSGKHHAVARYLIEHGANIHTTNEYGMTPLHQAVNTRSAEIAQLLITRGANTQAKDHFKKTPADAAAASKDPALIALFPDAVKKAAAVQRAGSTQGYSLDDGIALLTAAKNGDLETARKLCVKGGNINFSYGSSIDGLEIGYTPLMMASRYGHEPIVRLFLDNGALITPNTFDNNMTAKHYAQRAGHTQIAALLTGGADTSRPVLFSDVQKAAKNGDLSAVRAYITKSSFAVNMMDSTEGKTLLMIAAQYGRTDIVEHLLSQPNIMVNVMSKEEKTALEYAEVHGQTTAAALIRKKLGLR
- a CDS encoding AraC family transcriptional regulator, giving the protein MTRRTGPKKKQKTNTAPVMSVDTLIAQYRVFDGTELADAIRRLQNIGDRISFTEAGRGLGCFPQIRIPTHATAFSEHRHDFFEISFILDGAARHAFSGNIYPVRQGDIFFMDDDTPHRFIVGKTERLTVLNIAFLPEFLESAITLDKLKAGVHFFLVEPFFRTLDSAEGKLSVSGDTFFRFAVLALSIVDAFVRSFPEKSEVVPNLFKAFIQLVNDEYARTISEHSRFHEKREVLFREIVSFIDARLSKKISVTDIGSSVGLGRTRLAEVFRERQGMTIIEYVNRRRVEQAKELLRTTDMPVIDIAMETGFNDVSNFNRTFKKIAGMPPSQLRKSER